In Candidatus Didemnitutus sp., a genomic segment contains:
- a CDS encoding heparinase II/III family protein, protein MSLARRLLLSLACLAGFVPAPAASTATNDTAAPAPLPAHPRLLAREDAWQTLRARIAVEPALADFNDALIAEARARAALPTVQRVMIGRRLLHVSRELLHRVLLFSYAARVTGEDAFVRRAESEMLAAARFPDWNPEHFLDVGEATAALALGYDWLHARLAPAARDEIRRAIVEKGLRPGLDPRDRRNSWQRAENNWNQVCFGGLTLGALAVADEAPDEARRLLDLARAGIVHGLKPYGPDGVYPEGPSYWAYGTSYQVLMLAALESALGTDWGLNASPGFLASAADYLQLTGPSGHSFNFSDGGERLDFEPAVFWFARRTGDTGLLHFEMQRLAGKQGLAAAARGNRFAPLAALWWPALPIAAPHLPLDWSGDGPNPVVVFRESWTAPGAAYLAAKGGSAALNHAHMDAGSFIYEVDSVRWAIDLGMQDYESLESKKIDLWNRAQNSPRWSVYRLANVSHNTLTLGGAPHRVAGRATIERFVSDGARRVAVLDLSPVFAGQAQRARRGFALQADRGFIVRDEISGLAPAKSVRWQIVTRAQVELRGDTAVLRQNGRALTLRLLDAPAGAKFAAEPAQPPADGFNARNPGVTLVHLTFTPLGSPDASVTVQFSPGPPAGNSPAVRPLADW, encoded by the coding sequence ATGAGCCTCGCGCGCCGCCTGCTGCTGAGTCTCGCGTGCCTCGCCGGCTTCGTGCCCGCGCCGGCGGCCAGCACCGCAACAAACGACACGGCTGCGCCTGCGCCCTTGCCCGCGCACCCGCGCCTGCTCGCGCGCGAGGACGCCTGGCAAACGCTCAGGGCGCGTATCGCCGTCGAACCGGCGCTCGCGGACTTCAACGACGCGCTCATCGCGGAGGCGCGCGCCCGCGCCGCGTTGCCCACCGTGCAGCGCGTGATGATCGGACGCCGGCTGCTGCACGTCTCGCGCGAGCTGTTGCACCGCGTGCTGCTCTTCAGCTACGCCGCACGCGTGACCGGAGAAGACGCCTTCGTGCGCCGCGCCGAAAGCGAGATGCTGGCGGCGGCGCGCTTCCCTGACTGGAACCCGGAGCATTTCCTCGACGTGGGCGAAGCCACCGCCGCACTCGCCCTCGGCTACGATTGGTTGCACGCGCGTCTGGCGCCTGCGGCGCGCGATGAGATCCGCCGCGCGATCGTCGAGAAAGGGCTGCGGCCCGGACTCGATCCGCGGGACCGCCGCAATTCGTGGCAGCGGGCCGAGAACAACTGGAACCAGGTTTGCTTCGGCGGCCTCACGCTCGGCGCGCTCGCTGTCGCCGACGAGGCGCCGGACGAGGCACGACGCCTACTCGATCTCGCTCGCGCCGGCATCGTGCACGGCCTCAAGCCTTATGGGCCTGACGGCGTTTATCCCGAGGGGCCGTCCTACTGGGCTTACGGCACGAGTTATCAGGTGTTGATGCTCGCCGCGCTCGAATCCGCGCTCGGCACCGACTGGGGATTGAACGCGAGTCCGGGTTTTCTGGCCAGCGCAGCCGACTACCTGCAGCTCACGGGACCCAGCGGACATTCCTTCAACTTCTCCGACGGCGGCGAACGGCTGGACTTCGAGCCCGCGGTGTTCTGGTTCGCGCGCCGCACCGGCGACACAGGCCTGCTACACTTCGAAATGCAACGGTTGGCCGGTAAGCAGGGCCTCGCCGCCGCCGCGCGCGGCAATCGTTTTGCTCCCCTCGCCGCGCTCTGGTGGCCGGCGCTTCCCATCGCCGCACCGCACCTGCCGCTCGACTGGTCCGGGGACGGTCCGAATCCGGTGGTCGTTTTCCGCGAATCGTGGACCGCGCCGGGAGCCGCCTACCTCGCGGCCAAGGGCGGCTCCGCCGCGCTCAACCACGCACACATGGATGCGGGCTCATTCATCTACGAGGTCGACAGCGTGCGCTGGGCCATCGACCTCGGCATGCAGGATTACGAGTCGCTCGAGTCGAAGAAGATCGACCTCTGGAACCGCGCGCAAAACTCGCCGCGCTGGAGCGTCTACCGCCTCGCCAACGTCAGCCACAACACGCTCACGCTCGGCGGCGCACCGCATCGGGTCGCCGGCCGCGCGACCATCGAGCGCTTCGTCTCGGACGGCGCGCGTCGGGTCGCTGTGCTCGATCTCAGCCCGGTCTTCGCCGGGCAGGCGCAACGTGCGCGGCGCGGTTTCGCGCTGCAAGCCGACCGCGGTTTCATCGTGCGCGACGAAATCTCCGGACTCGCTCCCGCCAAGTCCGTCCGCTGGCAAATCGTCACCCGCGCCCAAGTCGAATTGCGCGGCGACACGGCGGTGCTGCGGCAAAACGGCCGCGCGCTCACGCTGCGCCTGCTCGACGCACCGGCTGGCGCGAAATTCGCCGCCGAACCCGCCCAGCCACCCGCCGACGGTTTCAATGCCCGCAATCCCGGCGTGACGCTCGTCCACCTCACATTCACGCCGCTCGGCTCGCCCGACGCTTCGGTCACCGTGCAGTTTTCGCCGGGCCCGCCCGCCGGGAATTCGCCGGCTGTCCGTCCGCTCGCGGACTGGTGA
- a CDS encoding alpha-N-arabinofuranosidase produces the protein MTPRPLFACAALALATAFTSARASEATLVLRGDEPGPAINRNIYGHFAEHLGHCIYEGIWVGPDSPIPNTKGYRNDVLAALRELKVPVLRWPGGCFADEYHWKDGIGPRESRPSMYNSHWGGVVENNHFGTHEFLDLCEMLGIEPYVCLNVGSGTVQEAMEWVEYMTSPASSPMANLRRAHGRAEPWKVKYLAIGNESWGCGGSMTPEFYADNFRRYNTFVKNYTDTRLYRVACGPDGSNYNWTEVLMQKAAKNMNGLALHHYTLPTGDWKKKGSATDFPEAEWFSTLRNTLRMDEFVTKHTAIMDKYDPEKKVALVVDEWGTWYDKTPGSKDGFLVQQNSLRDALVAALNFHIFHRHADRVTMANIAQMVNVLQAVILTDGAKMILTPTYHAFEMFKVHQDATSLRVDLVSPDYVFGAEKIPAVSASASRDAAGKVHLSLVNCDPQSAVTVTCALAGVAAKSVTGRILTADAMDAHNTFDAPAVVKPAPFTGAKLEGGKLVVALPAKSVVVLEL, from the coding sequence ATGACACCCCGACCCCTGTTTGCGTGCGCGGCGCTCGCATTGGCGACCGCGTTTACCTCGGCGCGCGCGTCCGAAGCCACGCTTGTCCTTCGCGGCGATGAGCCTGGCCCGGCAATCAACCGGAACATCTACGGCCATTTCGCTGAGCATCTCGGCCACTGCATCTACGAAGGCATCTGGGTCGGACCCGATTCGCCGATCCCGAACACTAAAGGTTACCGCAACGACGTCCTCGCCGCGCTGCGCGAGCTGAAGGTCCCGGTGCTGCGCTGGCCGGGCGGCTGTTTCGCCGACGAGTATCACTGGAAGGACGGCATCGGCCCGCGCGAGTCGCGCCCGTCGATGTATAACTCGCATTGGGGCGGCGTGGTGGAGAACAACCATTTCGGCACGCACGAGTTTCTCGACCTTTGCGAGATGCTCGGCATCGAGCCCTACGTCTGCCTCAACGTCGGCAGCGGCACCGTGCAGGAGGCGATGGAGTGGGTCGAATACATGACCTCGCCCGCCAGTTCGCCCATGGCCAATCTCCGCCGCGCGCACGGCCGCGCGGAACCGTGGAAGGTGAAGTATCTCGCCATCGGCAACGAGAGCTGGGGCTGCGGCGGCAGCATGACGCCGGAGTTCTACGCCGACAATTTCCGCCGCTATAACACCTTCGTCAAAAACTACACCGACACGCGTCTCTACCGCGTCGCCTGCGGCCCCGATGGTTCCAATTACAACTGGACCGAAGTGCTCATGCAGAAAGCGGCGAAGAACATGAACGGCCTCGCCCTGCATCATTACACGCTGCCGACGGGCGACTGGAAAAAAAAGGGCTCCGCCACGGATTTCCCCGAAGCCGAATGGTTCTCCACCCTCCGCAACACGCTGCGCATGGACGAATTTGTCACGAAGCACACTGCGATCATGGACAAATACGACCCCGAGAAGAAAGTCGCGCTCGTCGTCGACGAATGGGGCACGTGGTATGACAAGACACCCGGCAGCAAGGACGGCTTCCTCGTCCAGCAAAACTCTCTGCGCGACGCGCTCGTCGCCGCGCTGAACTTCCACATCTTCCACCGTCACGCCGACCGCGTGACGATGGCCAACATCGCGCAAATGGTGAACGTGCTCCAAGCCGTCATCCTCACCGACGGCGCGAAGATGATCCTCACGCCGACCTACCACGCGTTCGAGATGTTCAAGGTCCACCAGGACGCCACCTCGCTGCGCGTCGACCTCGTGTCGCCCGATTACGTTTTCGGCGCGGAAAAGATCCCCGCCGTCAGTGCCTCCGCCTCGCGCGACGCCGCCGGCAAGGTCCATCTCTCGCTCGTGAACTGCGATCCGCAGAGCGCCGTCACCGTCACCTGCGCTCTTGCGGGCGTCGCGGCGAAGAGCGTCACCGGCCGCATCCTCACCGCCGACGCGATGGATGCGCATAACACGTTCGACGCGCCCGCCGTCGTGAAACCCGCCCCCTTCACCGGCGCGAAACTCGAAGGCGGCAAGCTCGTCGTCGCGCTGCCCGCGAAATCCGTCGTCGTGCTCGAACTCTGA